The Lewinellaceae bacterium genome has a segment encoding these proteins:
- a CDS encoding NCS1 family nucleobase:cation symporter-1 — MKEEIINLTQDVSSSPLYNEDFAPIPKEKRTWGLWDMTAIWIGMAVCIPTYLLASYMMKAGLSWVEALVIIILGNFIITIPMVLNGHAGVKYGIPFPVIGRAAFGIRGVHIASVVRGIVACGWFGIQTWIGGLAIYAIWNAMTGAEASNGLDIGKFIGFGVFWLINVYFIVKGTESIKKLEKYSAPILIGIGILLIVWGTVQAGGFTTVLKQSKQLGIPTAELFKTENGLFLRLNPLKDKEGNIKAKFCRLTVPLTDSKSYQTPWIPTSGNITNIPVKNLNKDTDLEGLSSGIEKLQVEFRAPDGDRFFTSSLVTVPLAKQEQKGFGSKLFTYLLWLTAMVGFWATMAISIADITRYTATQKNQVRGQFLGLPGTMALYSFVGIFVTCAALINFGDVLIADDAPWDPVSLLGKFQSPAVVIIAQIFMLIATLSTNIAANVIAPANAFSNLAPKRISFTRGGIITALIGIIICPWLLLDEISSLLLFVSSFLGPVLGILICDYFSVRRKKMNLDQLFTVGGIYSYKKTGFNTAAMVALAAGVFTALLGLWVPPLDFLYTLSWFTGFGVSYFVYYLMMKGRKVAV; from the coding sequence ATGAAAGAAGAAATCATCAACCTGACGCAGGATGTCTCCTCGTCGCCGCTTTATAATGAAGATTTTGCCCCTATTCCGAAAGAAAAACGGACCTGGGGGCTTTGGGATATGACGGCTATCTGGATCGGGATGGCGGTGTGCATTCCCACCTACCTGCTGGCTTCCTATATGATGAAAGCAGGGTTAAGCTGGGTGGAGGCCCTGGTGATCATCATTTTAGGCAATTTCATCATCACCATCCCTATGGTACTCAACGGCCACGCGGGGGTGAAGTACGGGATACCTTTTCCCGTGATCGGGCGTGCCGCTTTTGGCATACGGGGTGTTCATATTGCCTCGGTGGTAAGGGGCATTGTAGCCTGTGGATGGTTTGGAATACAAACCTGGATCGGTGGACTGGCCATCTATGCCATCTGGAACGCGATGACAGGTGCAGAAGCTTCCAACGGCCTCGACATCGGAAAATTCATTGGTTTTGGGGTGTTTTGGCTCATTAATGTGTATTTCATTGTAAAAGGCACGGAAAGTATCAAAAAGCTGGAGAAATATTCGGCCCCCATATTGATCGGCATCGGGATTTTGCTCATCGTTTGGGGTACGGTTCAGGCGGGTGGATTTACCACCGTGCTAAAACAGAGCAAACAACTGGGCATACCTACTGCCGAATTATTCAAAACGGAAAATGGGTTGTTTCTGAGACTCAATCCATTGAAAGATAAAGAAGGAAATATTAAGGCTAAATTCTGTCGGCTGACCGTTCCGCTGACCGATAGCAAATCCTATCAAACGCCATGGATCCCCACCAGCGGCAATATCACAAACATTCCCGTCAAAAATTTAAATAAGGACACTGACCTGGAAGGATTGTCCTCCGGTATCGAAAAGCTGCAGGTAGAATTCAGGGCACCGGACGGGGACCGTTTTTTTACCTCCTCCCTGGTGACCGTACCACTGGCAAAACAGGAGCAAAAAGGATTTGGATCAAAGCTATTTACCTACCTTTTGTGGCTCACGGCTATGGTCGGATTCTGGGCCACGATGGCTATAAGCATTGCCGACATCACCCGGTACACCGCCACACAAAAAAACCAGGTTCGCGGACAATTCCTCGGGCTTCCCGGCACGATGGCCTTGTATTCCTTTGTCGGAATTTTCGTTACCTGTGCAGCTCTGATCAATTTCGGAGATGTCCTGATTGCTGATGATGCCCCCTGGGATCCCGTTTCCCTTTTGGGAAAATTTCAAAGTCCGGCCGTGGTCATCATCGCCCAAATATTTATGCTCATCGCTACCTTGAGTACCAATATTGCAGCCAATGTTATCGCACCTGCAAACGCCTTTTCGAACTTAGCTCCCAAACGAATCAGTTTTACCCGTGGCGGTATTATCACTGCCCTCATCGGGATCATTATTTGTCCGTGGTTATTGTTGGATGAGATCAGCAGTTTACTACTGTTTGTCAGCAGTTTCCTGGGGCCCGTACTGGGAATTTTGATCTGTGATTATTTTTCTGTCCGCAGGAAAAAGATGAACCTGGATCAGCTATTCACCGTAGGAGGCATTTACAGTTATAAAAAGACAGGATTCAATACGGCGGCAATGGTGGCCCTGGCCGCCGGGGTCTTTACGGCCTTGCTCGGATTATGGGTCCCCCCTCTGGACTTCCTGTATACCCTGTCCTGGTTTACAGGGTTTGGGGTGTCGTATTTTGTTTATTATTTGATGATGAAGGGGCGGAAAGTTGCTGTTTAA
- a CDS encoding tetratricopeptide repeat protein, giving the protein MRKFFPVLTLLLIFSDVSAQRYPYETRTDTFFFRFFFSEEASEPYQGYFSHGSLVPETFAEGPVYPLYSEFVTEPFQSHGTASVNSIDQGTSGLSIRLSSSSDGRRIFQQLEGVVALPVKVAAEGYRGVFYDLVKNDIYLFDILNGQPFYTLDDILQHDSPSKENAIMEAMLKEAKFVAEEMVRQGMESPKVVSGRFAGMDLFQAMKVSEVSDIRSFLRYVQYLPRKYQGLNWQLAEVYATWIDGGAPSTKEDVEELLLSNLNDFSSFRKYLNSYKKEDFPKVAEMVRQRVLDLKAGGDKLNEAMGFANVSLKVSEAAEDNKNIAWAYFEIAEIQHQQELQDKAIQSYHKAIEYFDLSKERKGLLAAYNNLGNCLNEKESREGYEEALLWLNKAEAIKSALGNNEEGSATIAQLYRNLGDSYAGLKKYKKAVEIYDTGLTYTTSNSPLSLKRRSMLYIQLADVYEKLNKKEEAEEYTRKGVMTYKHYEEMLAKQTKT; this is encoded by the coding sequence ATGAGAAAATTTTTTCCTGTGTTGACATTGCTCCTTATTTTTTCCGATGTCAGTGCCCAACGTTATCCGTATGAAACCAGGACGGATACGTTTTTTTTCCGATTTTTTTTCAGTGAAGAGGCCTCAGAACCTTACCAGGGGTATTTTTCCCACGGGAGCCTCGTTCCGGAGACTTTTGCCGAAGGACCTGTTTATCCGTTGTATTCCGAATTTGTGACCGAACCCTTTCAATCCCATGGAACGGCTTCTGTCAATTCAATTGACCAGGGGACTTCAGGACTCTCCATCAGGTTGAGCTCCTCCTCCGATGGCCGGCGGATTTTTCAGCAATTGGAAGGTGTCGTCGCGTTGCCTGTAAAGGTGGCTGCGGAAGGTTACCGTGGTGTTTTTTATGATCTGGTTAAAAATGATATTTACCTGTTCGACATTCTAAACGGGCAACCTTTTTATACTCTGGACGACATTTTGCAGCATGACAGTCCCAGTAAAGAAAACGCCATAATGGAAGCCATGCTGAAAGAAGCAAAATTCGTGGCAGAAGAAATGGTCAGGCAAGGGATGGAGTCGCCGAAGGTGGTTAGCGGCCGGTTCGCCGGGATGGATCTTTTCCAGGCCATGAAGGTTTCGGAGGTTTCTGATATCAGAAGTTTTTTGAGATACGTCCAGTACCTGCCCCGAAAATACCAGGGCCTCAACTGGCAGTTGGCGGAAGTATATGCCACCTGGATTGACGGGGGGGCTCCTTCCACCAAGGAAGATGTCGAAGAACTTTTATTAAGCAACCTGAATGATTTTTCCAGTTTCAGAAAATACCTGAACAGTTACAAAAAAGAAGACTTCCCCAAAGTTGCGGAAATGGTTCGCCAGCGGGTGCTTGACCTCAAAGCCGGAGGCGACAAGTTGAATGAAGCTATGGGATTTGCAAATGTTTCCTTGAAAGTTTCCGAAGCCGCGGAAGATAACAAGAATATTGCCTGGGCTTATTTCGAGATCGCAGAGATCCAGCACCAGCAGGAATTACAGGATAAGGCCATCCAGTCTTACCACAAAGCCATTGAATACTTTGATTTATCAAAAGAAAGAAAAGGTTTATTAGCGGCATACAACAACCTGGGGAATTGCCTTAATGAAAAAGAATCCAGGGAAGGTTATGAAGAAGCTTTATTGTGGTTGAATAAGGCAGAGGCCATCAAAAGTGCTCTTGGGAACAATGAAGAAGGATCTGCTACAATCGCCCAATTGTACAGAAATCTCGGAGACAGTTATGCCGGCTTGAAAAAATATAAAAAGGCTGTCGAAATTTATGATACGGGGTTGACTTACACCACCTCAAACAGTCCCCTGAGCTTAAAAAGACGTTCAATGCTGTACATTCAGCTGGCGGATGTCTATGAGAAACTCAATAAAAAAGAAGAGGCCGAAGAATATACCCGCAAAGGGGTTATGACCTATAAACATTACGAAGAAATGCTGGCCAAGCAGACAAAAACATAA
- a CDS encoding arsenite methyltransferase, with translation MKNAKEIKDLVKEKYGAIATQTKVENESSCCGSTCCGPETMDYTIFSDDYTQLQGYNEDADLGLGCGLPTQYAKIKAGDTVVDLGSGAGNDCFIARAEAGATGRIIGIDMTETMIEKARANAAKVGFDNVEFILGELENIPLEDNTADVVVSNCVFNLVPDKLQAFRETHRILKPGGHFSISDVVLRGELPDGLKNDAEMYAGCVAGAVQQQEYLDIINQAGFNHVEVQKEKEINLPDEILKNYLTPEGFEKYKTSGIGIYSISVLGKK, from the coding sequence ATGAAAAATGCAAAGGAGATCAAAGACCTGGTAAAGGAAAAATATGGTGCTATTGCCACCCAAACGAAGGTAGAGAACGAAAGTTCCTGCTGTGGGTCTACCTGTTGTGGCCCGGAGACCATGGATTATACCATATTTTCGGATGATTACACCCAATTGCAAGGTTACAATGAAGATGCGGACCTTGGCCTCGGATGTGGTTTACCTACTCAATATGCTAAAATTAAAGCAGGCGATACGGTTGTTGACCTGGGAAGCGGGGCCGGAAATGACTGTTTCATTGCACGTGCGGAAGCGGGAGCAACAGGAAGGATCATCGGCATTGATATGACGGAAACCATGATTGAAAAAGCGAGAGCGAATGCAGCTAAAGTGGGTTTTGACAATGTAGAATTTATCCTGGGTGAGCTGGAAAACATTCCTTTGGAAGATAATACGGCTGATGTGGTGGTGAGCAATTGTGTATTCAACCTCGTCCCCGATAAATTACAGGCGTTCAGAGAAACCCATCGAATTCTGAAACCCGGCGGACATTTCAGTATTTCGGATGTGGTATTACGAGGCGAGTTGCCTGACGGGTTGAAAAACGATGCCGAAATGTATGCAGGTTGCGTGGCCGGGGCAGTACAGCAGCAGGAATACCTTGACATCATCAACCAGGCGGGCTTCAATCATGTGGAAGTTCAAAAAGAAAAAGAAATCAACCTGCCGGATGAAATTCTCAAAAATTACCTCACCCCGGAAGGCTTCGAAAAATACAAAACTTCGGGCATCGGGATTTATAGTATATCTGTTTTAGGAAAAAAATAA
- a CDS encoding winged helix-turn-helix transcriptional regulator produces the protein MGLSKNEKFTSEQNKLAEFAKAFGHPARIAIIQHLLKVNACVCGDLVEELPLSQSTVSQHLKELKKAGIIKGSIEGTRVCYCMDEKAWNEGLGMLTKFFTKIKSCC, from the coding sequence ATGGGACTTTCCAAAAATGAGAAATTTACTTCCGAACAAAATAAGCTGGCAGAATTTGCCAAAGCATTTGGCCACCCCGCACGGATCGCTATCATTCAGCACTTACTGAAGGTGAATGCTTGTGTTTGTGGGGATTTGGTGGAAGAGCTGCCGCTTTCGCAATCCACCGTTTCCCAACATCTTAAAGAACTCAAAAAAGCCGGCATCATAAAAGGCTCCATCGAAGGAACCCGGGTGTGTTATTGCATGGATGAAAAAGCCTGGAACGAAGGGCTTGGCATGCTGACTAAGTTTTTTACAAAAATCAAAAGTTGCTGCTGA
- the hydA gene encoding dihydropyrimidinase has protein sequence MSILIKNGTIITAASSFQADVYISGETISAIGYNLPLQADETIDATGKLVFPGGIDPHVHLDMPFMGTFSSDNYETGTLAALHGGTTMVIDFILQTQGKSLHHALEQWQGRSNGNAYGDYSFHMAVTDFNEDTQKEIVQMIETEGITSFKTFMAYKGALMIDDGQMIGLMKEVNKHGGMVTVHATNGDMIDALIAKNRKEGNLSPLYHYLSQPEVTESEASGRFCDMAEYTDVPAYIVHLTCEGALNAVRDASKRNQKVFVETCIQYLLLDASLYEKDFEGAKWVMSPPLRQKKDQETLWAGLNQGLVQVVGTDHCPFKWEQKLMGKDDFSKIPNGHPAIEHRMELLYSEGVAKGRISPTKYVEVTATNPAKIFGMYPKKGCIAIGSDADIVIFDPNKKHTLSVDTHHMNVDYSGYEGWEVTGKVETVILRGKTAIDKGVVKINKGYGEFVKRNKVSKII, from the coding sequence ATGTCGATCTTAATAAAAAACGGAACCATTATCACAGCGGCTTCATCATTCCAGGCCGATGTTTACATCTCAGGGGAAACCATTTCCGCTATTGGTTATAATCTTCCGCTCCAGGCGGACGAAACCATCGATGCAACAGGAAAACTGGTTTTCCCGGGGGGGATTGATCCGCATGTTCATCTGGACATGCCGTTCATGGGCACTTTTTCGAGTGACAATTACGAAACGGGTACCCTGGCTGCCTTGCACGGCGGCACCACCATGGTCATCGATTTCATCCTGCAGACCCAGGGGAAATCATTGCACCACGCCCTGGAACAATGGCAGGGACGGTCAAACGGCAATGCCTATGGTGATTATTCATTCCACATGGCCGTCACTGACTTTAATGAAGATACCCAAAAGGAAATTGTTCAGATGATCGAAACGGAAGGAATTACTTCTTTCAAAACCTTTATGGCTTACAAAGGAGCTTTGATGATCGATGACGGGCAAATGATAGGATTGATGAAGGAAGTCAATAAACATGGCGGCATGGTCACCGTCCACGCCACCAACGGGGATATGATCGATGCCCTGATTGCCAAAAACAGGAAAGAAGGTAACCTGTCTCCTTTGTATCATTATCTTTCCCAGCCGGAAGTTACAGAATCGGAAGCCTCGGGCCGTTTTTGTGATATGGCCGAATACACGGATGTTCCGGCCTATATTGTCCACCTGACGTGCGAAGGCGCCCTGAATGCCGTTCGCGATGCTTCTAAAAGAAATCAAAAGGTCTTTGTGGAAACCTGTATTCAATATCTTCTGCTGGACGCCTCCCTTTATGAAAAAGATTTTGAGGGAGCCAAATGGGTCATGAGTCCCCCACTCCGCCAAAAAAAGGACCAGGAAACCCTTTGGGCGGGATTGAACCAGGGTCTTGTTCAGGTGGTTGGGACGGATCATTGCCCTTTCAAATGGGAGCAAAAACTGATGGGAAAAGATGATTTTTCAAAAATACCCAATGGACACCCGGCTATTGAACATAGAATGGAACTTTTATATTCGGAAGGCGTTGCGAAAGGAAGGATCAGCCCAACTAAATACGTCGAAGTAACGGCTACTAATCCTGCCAAAATTTTCGGCATGTATCCCAAAAAAGGATGCATTGCCATTGGCTCGGATGCAGATATTGTCATTTTTGATCCCAATAAAAAGCATACCTTATCTGTGGATACCCACCACATGAACGTCGATTATTCCGGCTACGAAGGGTGGGAAGTGACCGGAAAGGTAGAAACCGTTATCTTGCGGGGGAAAACTGCCATTGATAAAGGCGTCGTGAAAATAAATAAAGGATACGGGGAGTTTGTGAAAAGGAATAAAGTTTCGAAGATTATTTAA